The stretch of DNA AGCTGCAGTTAAGTGCTTGGACTGACTCAGACTATGCTGGAGATCTagatgatagaaagagtacaTCTGGATATTTGTTTATGCTTGGAAGTGGTGCCATTTCTTGGTCTTCAAGAAAGCAGCCTATAGTAACTCTGTCTACTACTGAAGCAGAATTTGTTGCAGCAGCCTCCTGCTCATGCCAGTGTGTTTGGCTTGGAAATGTGTTGAAGCATCTAAGGATAAGTCAGAAGAATGCAACCATCATCAACTGTGATAACAGTTCTTCAATCAAGCTTTCAAAAAACCCTATTCTACATGGCAGATGTAAACATATTGATGTCAGATTTCACTTCCTTAGAGACCTTGCAAAGGATGGCATCATTGAGCTGGTTCACTGCAGAACTCAAGACCAGCTAGCTGACATTATGACAAAGCCATTGAAGCTTGATACATTCTGTGATCTTAGAAGCAAAATGGGAATGGCAGATTTTGTATGCTTAGCATGATGTATAATAGTTTGTGTATAAACTGATTTTTAGTGTTTGTGTTTGTAGAAATCAGTTTAAGGGAGGGTATGTTGATAGTTGTATATGTGTGTTTGGGCTTAGCTTGTATTGGGCCTAGTTTGTATCAAGCCCATTTGTGTTGCTTGTGTGGCAAGCTATATAAGTCTAGCATTGTAATCACTTTGAAAATCAATGAGTAACAATTGAGTTGGTTACAACAAACCTTTTCAGTTACAACAGATTGAAGTATCCCTTTGTTCTCTTTCTACGTGTGAATCCatttaattgttaaaaaaattctctagtaataaaaatatggtTTTTTATAATCTACTCATTCATAATTCGAACGTATTTACCcttcaatataaaataaaagctACATATAATGATAGATATAACCACAAGTGTTTGAGTAGGTGTTTACTTGAGTTAAGAACACATTTTATACTTGTACATCCTTGATAGATTTCCAAGTTTTCAcaaaactttataatttttatttgttatttataatgtagtaaacaatttttttttttaaatgtatttaatttggtgacgataatattttttttgtttgacaaaatttggtaaagataaataaatgccAAAATACGTCAATCATATGTCTTGTAGTAATGTATTATTTTCTAAGTGGTCTATTTCGTTTGTCCTTTGGTCCTAAATCTTTGGTATATGTATGATTTTTCTCCAACATCATATAACCAATTGAGGTTGAGTTTTGGATTGGTTAGTTTCTCATAGAGTTGTAAATTAAAGTTCAATTCGTAGTTAAAAGAAATACTTACTACTAgaatgtaattaaaaaaaataatactcacATAATCACACACaattgtcttaaaaaaaaaatactcacaGATATTCGCAAATAAAATCCTCTACGAACTTAGGATAAATAGTTTCTCAGATACATGTAAGTAAAATAAACGAATATTTCAACCGTCCATTTTTACATGAGTAATTAACAAGACAGCatataataattcatattttaCAAGTAACAAACTTCTAACAAGTGATTCCTTTTGCACCCCATTAACTTCTTTGCTATCCAACACATATTCTCTTTGCTTGTGATGCATGAAAAGTGTCTATGAAACCATCTTAAAAAGCCTAACACCTTTGTTCTTTCTTAATCATATTTAATTGGTTCTATTCTTCATTTATATGTTCCAAAACCAAAATCATGGCTTCAGAGAAAGCCTCTTCTTCTAACCAAGGAATCTCTTCAGAAGAAATTTCTGACACAAATGTCACAAATAAATCCAATGTGGGGAAAGAACTAGCAAAGAGAGCTATATTGAGATCTCATCTAAGAAAAAATGGAAGAAGAAAATTTGCAAGTAATAACAATGTCAAATTATTGCCTAGTAGGTTAAGTAAAGCTTCTTTGGGAGATCAAGATTCTTCAGAATGAGCTCATATAGGTATGGCAATGTCCAAAATGTATAATTCTATATTGTAATAAGGCGCCGAAAATGCTTGTGTATTATATAACTCGTAACATGTAATAATGTGTATATAATTCTATATCGGTTATTTTAAATTTAGCAGTGAAACTCACACACTTCGTCTATGTATGTATAGGCATATAGCAGTAATCAGTATTCATTTGCAACAAATCGAGTAATATTTAGTCCCACCCAAGGATCGATATGTATATATGTACACatcaaattttgtaaaatagcTTAGAATATAGTATTATgatataattgatcaattattgGATGAAGAAAATGAATTATTACTAGTATCTATGAGGGTCTATTTTGGAGGTCAGAGTTaatttcaaagaaaaattatagaaattatCACTGGAATCCCAGTTATTGTATTTCCTTTCTTAAAATACTTTTAACAACTACTCTATAAGTGGTCTAGATAATTCAATTTTGTACAAAAGCTCCAAAAAGAGCTCATGTTATAACTTATTCaaatagcttttttttttttggctttcaccgcCAGTTTAATCttgttcgggggtcagttctagtatcaagtggtttcagcacCCTCCCGATCGCACTTGTGTCAACTAATGTAATTGTAAAAACTTTCAGAAGCAAGTTTTCATCAAAACAGAATATTAACTTACCTAGAATAACTTCACATCTGAGCTTCTAGGAATATGTTTTTCTATAAGTTCGTCTAAATAAACTTATCCAAACAAGACTTCTGAATGaccacaaaattaatataaataggATTGAAATATTTTCACAAGAGTGTTAGACAATTTGTGTATCACTGAATTGGAGAAaacaaatggatgtaaaaaaataaacattacaATAAAAATGCATTTATGAAACCCCTGAAAAAATGCATTTACTTTGTACACCTAGTTACTTCTACCGACTTACTGCATATACCCTAATGCATCTTCATTTATATTATCATCTGCCATTATTGAGCAATCAGATTCATCATGTCCATATTGTCCACATAATGGTGCTGAGAACTGCCTACATTTTCTACTGAGATCAACTCCGTCTCTTGCCCTTCTATCCTTTAACTTGCCTAAAGCCATAGAATCATGAGTATTTGCAATTGTAAAACCATGAATAATTTCGTCAGTATCTTCTACCTCTGGCGGTATCAATGAATCTGATGCATAATTAAATGTAATGTCATTTACCCCGTGTGATGATCGGGGAAGAGTTTTGATACGTGATAGCACCATGGAAACTTGGTCACAAGCAACATCAAGGCGTTCATCAGTTTCAACGGATTCCATTAGAAGTGTTGAAACCAATGATTCCAAAAATTGTATCCTTTCAGGCTGATCCCTGCTAGTTGTACCCTGAAAATGGTTAAGAGAAGACGAACCAATGCTTCGCCAACGGACTGGTAAATATTGATCCGGGATGTGAAAACAGTTATTAGTTGACATGACTCGTAGAACATGTTTACATAAGATGCCTGAAAACTCAAACAGATGGCAGGTGCAGCTGATGTGCTCTTGACAAGGAAGCCAAAGCACTTTGCAACCTCCATCAGTCTGAGAGTGGTGTCTGACCTGGAAAACACCTTCATCAACCAGAAATGATGCATATTGTGGTGCCGAAACTAGCTCTTCTTGAAGTTTGCTCAAGGCATAAGGAGTAAGTATAGTGGCAGCATGGGATTCTATAGGTGAACCTGTTTTGAGGCACACTTTCTGCATTTTCCTTTGCATCTTTTGCTTTGGTCCGGCTCGGTcattaaaatcaacaatatCAGCCACCTGAAATAAACGACAGTTAAAATATCGAAATAGCATACCCATAAACAGAACTAAATGAAAGATATTATATATCACAGACTTGCTCTAAAAAGCGTTCTGGTTGAGATTGTGCACTCAAGAACCGTTGAATGAAAACATTAATGGACTCGGTCTGACATGTACTGGTTAATCCTGCAAAGAAGTATCGTCTCAAGAATGGTAAAGCCCAAAATGTCCTTAATGAGTATAGGCTAATAATATGTTTATTTGCATGGAGTCCATATTTATTGACCATTAGCCTCCAGCCTTCTTCGAAATCATCCACCATTTCCAAATTGTAGAGCCGATGGAACTCAGCTTTCCACAAGTCATATTGTGATCCAAGAAGTATAGAAAACCAGTCAGAGAACTTGGAAAGAATATGCCATATACAAAACGCGTGTTTACTTTCAGGCATTTCAACAGCAATAGCGTCTTTCAGCCACGTGTTGTGATCCGTCAGTATTGTTTGTGGAGCTTTTCCTTTCATGAAGCCCAAGAAAGCCTGCATAATGTCAATAAGATGAAATGTCAAATCAATCAGACCTCGTAAACATAAACATCATATGAAGAAAAATTTTCTCAacaagaataatgctagcaacacactccaacacactctttaacaaacacactccaacacactctcttttattggttgaaattcacatgggtcccataaaaaaatgtggacccatataacttttatgggacccatataaattttaaccaatagaagagagtgtgttagagtgtgtttgttaaagagtgtgttgctagcactcctcttctGTACAAATACTGGTGCAAAAACATCAGTCTACTGATttcatattaagaaaaaaaattagacacaTATTTTTGCTTCCTAGGGAATGCTTAGATTCAATAGACAAGAGATTATTCTTTCAGTCAGATTCACGATCCCATGCTCCGATTACTCAAGTCCTTTCCTCACGAACCAAGACATTTTTAAGAAATCACACGTTTAAGGAGCAAAGGatcacatttttcaaataaacaaAGAATACAGAAATTTTTGTGGTTTTGGTATTTAGGGTTTTACTGATGTTAAGGAATTATTAAACATAGAAACTTTTAATAGTAAAATACACGCATTAATTACTTAGACAATCCTAGTATAGCATTAAATACTTTTTTCTTAAAACCCAAATATTTATTAGGCAAAATTGCACCTGTGCTTCTTTAGGTTATTTTATTGTAGCAGATTagtccttaatttttttttccagagtTGATCCTTAACTCTCATAATGTGCACGCCATTGGCCTGTTTTACCTCTTCTGTTTCAAAAACATCTATGTGACAGTTACAAGTCTGATGTGGATTAAACGGCGTCGACATGGCTTCCCCATTTCACCTTctccaaaaaaaatgaaaccctAGAAATCAAACGGAAGATGAAAAGCTACAATAGTTTGTCTAGAAAGCTATAATTGAATCCCTAGAAATATGGCGCCATTCGTCCTGGAAACCACAACCCATCACAGCTTGTGTGATCAATTTCATCAAAAGCTGTATTATCGAGTGTAAAATTGTGACCAACTGTCTCAATACAAGTCTAAAACCAGCAAAAGTCCATTATTTAAGATCAAAACTTTGCTGTTCCTAAAGTTATAAAAGTCCTTTTGAATTAAAGTTGCAAAAAAAATTTTGGCAAACAGATAACTAATTAGCAAAGGCTTGCAATGCCTGAAAGGGAACCATGGCCTGCAAACACAAAAAATTGACGAGTGAATTGAGTGAGAGTGGGAACGAAGGGGGATAGATGATGCAGTGAAGTGTACTTTATAGTCTTCCATGTAGTCACATCAAAGGAGAAGAACCCTTTTGGGAGCCTGGTGTGGTGACAGGGGAAGAAAGAAGATAATATGtggaaaaaccaaaaataaggAAGGTGAAATGAGGATGCAACGTCGACGCCGTTTAATCAATATCAGACCCGTAACAGCTAGATAGGCATTTTTTTAACGAGAATTGTAGAAAAGGTAAACGGCATATACGTTATGATCTGATACAATAAAATAACTTAAGGACCACATGAACAATTTCTCctaattatctatatgttatTATTGAAAAAGGAAACTAAATGAAAAGAACAATACCATCATATTTTATCGAAGAAAACTATCAATAGCTAGTACTATGGCAGGTTTGGCATAACAATTCAAAGCCTACACCAAATAGCAAGCAAACAAGAAGTAAAGATGGTCAAGTTGAAGTTGCAACATCATACAGTTATTATCATACCTTTAAGGCCCATGAAAAAGACAGCATATTTTCATCACGTAGAAGTGCACAACTAAAGCAACATAACATTCCATTATTGTCCACTCCAAGCCAAATTCCCAACAGCATATCATAAGCTTCTACTCGGTACGTTGTATCAAAAACCACAGCATCACCAAATACCTCGTATGATTGAATTGATGAGCCGTAGGACCATGCGATGTACTCAAGCCTGTTATTACTATCTATCTTGAATTCATACTTGAAGTTGTGGTTTTCATCCTTTAATCTCTTACACATAGCAATCAGATCAATAGCATCATTATCTTTATCCACATTTCTGAAAGATTGCAACAAGTTTCTCACATCTATCTCTGTAAAAGGAAGACAACCAAGTTTGATGCCTTTCTCTAGCTCCATTAATCTTAGCATTTGCCTGACTGACATTCCAGCTTTAGCAAATATGCATATGCGGCTCTTATCATCAGGAGATATCGGACAGTGTGATGGAAGAAGATGCACCTCATTGGATTTTAACAACTCGTGATTGTGGATATTTCTAAAACCAGTAACACGCCATTCAGGAACATCAAAATCTACCCTTTTCACTATCCGCATGTATGCTTGGCAACCACAGCGAGATGATTTACGGTTCCTTTGCGCCTTCCCCCCTCCCCCATCTTCAGAAGGTTTATTCTGGGGAAATCCGCCGCGATGGCAAGTAAAATCCCTCCTTGTAACTCCTCGGCCAACCCCATCTTTCCCTCGGGTGCGGTGTCGTCTAATAGAAAAGCCAAATTGTTTAGCAAAACTGCAATAAAACTCATAAGCAGCTTCTTGAGAGACAAATCTCTGACCAATAAAAGGAACAAGGTTAACAGAAGTTTGTCTTGACAAGATTGTTTCCTCTGGTGTTTCCTCAACAGTGCCAATGTCATCCTGAGACAAATCTGTGCCATTTTCAGATGATTCTAGCACAAGACTGGCTCCTTCTGACATTCTGTTGTCCGTATTAACAGAAAAGTTGGATTACAGATATTTAAACCTGAAAGAAGAGCAATGAGAAATATATCAGCTAAAAAGTGATATCCGACTGAAACATGAATTAACAGGCTTATAGAAGCACTTTCAATGCACAAGTATGCAAAATAAAGAACAGAGAATATAATACTCAGAACTACACTTTCTTTCTTTCGTATGCACGAAATAAAGTATCAGATTACTTGATGACCAAAGAGACAAAGCAAGTCTAGAATGGGATAGCTAACAGATATATTTTAACACACAACACATTAAGTAGTTAGTTAGGATTGACTAGCAAGACTGAGATAGCTAAGGTGGTTGGCTATGAAGTATACAAATCAATGCTTTAAAACTATTTATACAAAACCGAATGGTTCAACCGGTTGAACCATGAACCGGAAAAATCTAATATTCGGTTATTTAAGCTTTTCGACCACAGTTTCATCCCGGTTTAAAGAAATTGAACCATGACCTAATAAAGGCCTTTTGCAGAGAAATTCAGACCCTTGAAGTTCTGCAAGTTTATATCTGTGATTGAGCTTTTCTTTTAATGACTATTAGGTTTTTATATCAGGTcaaactcatccttacaaaatcagcTCAGAAGGTGAGAAGAGTTCTCTTTGTACACTTTTTTCAatccatatcttaattcaatatAGGTCTTGCCAATAACTAATGAGATACCAAGAACCCATCGAGATGTAATTCATCCCTAGAATTGGAAAGCAAGTATTAGAATTTTGGGTCGGGCCTAACTCAGTCTTCTACACCCACTTATAAAATGACCCGAGTGGCCCCATAGAGATAGTTTGATAGCAAGTGGCCCAACGAATTTTGGATAGACCGTAATACTATATTGGAATTTTGATTCGAGCTTAACTCAACATTACAAAACTGGCTTATAAGATGCAGACTAcccccacttataaacatagTGTCAAGCCGGGGAGGCCGAGGACTCTTAATGGTCAACAACAGCAAGCAACATCTTATAGAGATAAGAAGCACCCTCCTCCCCAAACTACCCCTCCTTCCcatctatgaaaaatataaattttcaaccTATGCAACAATAACACATCTATCTAAATTTGAAAAGAAACAACCAATACATTGGGCTCAAGTATTTACTGAGCCCCCTAGGATAAATCGTTCCgaagaacccgagttcgattccggaaacaattttttgctagactttacttatctcatGACAAAACTCAGAATTTGTtacttaaatatttaaaaaaaaaatgcaatttataCTTAAATACTTCATCATATTATAATAGGTTAAGttaaaattgataaaattaataaagtgaGAAATGGGggcaaaaaaactcaattataaAGCACAAACCTTGTCATATATCCAATTTGATTCAGTTGAAGTGAGTGTTACTCGAGATCTGCTACGACGCAATTTTGTTCTGCAGCGGTGGCTATGGCGGCCGTAAATCGTTTTCCGGGAAGTTGAGTAGTTCACTGCTGCGTGTGACTCCAGCTTGATGATGTAGATGCTGACTGTGACTGAgttgcttttctttttttgtttattttttctttttgagaaaaaacaaattaatttttaaaatgttttttttttatttttgttaatgatGGGCCTCTTCAAAAGTAAGTTTATTGGGCTTTGGATTAGATACATAAAGTTGGGAGGTTCTTTTTCTGACAACTTCTTATTACACCCCCTCCCCAAAATATAGGAAGTTTATCAAAACCATGTAGTTtatgttagaagtcccacattggctagagatatggtaaagatagcctttataagtgtagtctcaactctcaagctaacttttgtggttgagtatatgcCTCTCAAactctaatatggtatcagagcctatcctagatccatttgttgtttgttgtggagacctcccatatttgggccacccgttgttgttgatttcacgttccagcttgttcagttctgaaCGTGAGGGAGTGtattagaagtcccacattggctagagatatggtaaagatagtctttataagtgtagtgcaaacctcaactctcaagctagcttttgtggttgagtataggcctctcaaatCCTAATAGTTTATTTTGACAGATTTGAGCATATATCGAAAATTTGTCTCTTTTTTCCAAGGTTTTCTAAAAAATTACACATGTGagtgtgaaaagaaaaaaaatatcacatgaTTTTCCTTATCATTCCACGATGATGCTTGAGGTGTAATGTTTACTAGGGAGTAATTCCCTTGTagtttttccttcttttttctctttatatAACCAAAATAATTTGGCAATGGTATTTTTGCTATtggatttttatatttatttattgttatttaattaaaataaaggtGAGAGGATAGTGCATCATTCTAAGACAAGAATGACTTTAGCGCTCAAAATACACTCAaagatttatatttatttcCTCTAAATGAATTAGTACAGCTCAAACCCTTAACccttttccttattttattttccttggTGACATTTTATATTCTTCTTTGTGACATtgtctattataaaaaaaataattgttatttgtCGTTCGCGTTAAAGTGATGAAAATGTACATTATTCACATTTCATCTCATCTCATTTTTGTGATGTTTTTGTTTTAGAAATAAAGTGATGTTTTCATCTGATCTCATTTTTGTGATGTTTTTAAACTTTTAGTTCTCCTATTTCGAAAGTCAAATTTTTGGTCTTCTATTTACAAagacaacaaatttttttagtaCCCCTATTTCTAAAGTCAGATTTTAGCTAGACGGCTAATTCTTGAACTAGGTGCatcattttttattcaattttttcttgagaataatttgattaataatatgagttaagtttagtttttttctcctaattaccaaaaaaatacaaacttaaaaaatgtcttacaaaaattaaagactaaataaaaatattgaatattgCTACAAATCAAATTGAGAACGTCCTCCAAAATGTCGGCAATAAGTTGATAAGGATTGAACTATGCATTTCTTAATTAATGTATTGGGCTAGCCGTCCCCTACCACCATCTTTATATTTCACAATGTGTGTTTGTCGTTTTATTCAAAGAAATGTACCTAGCTTTTTTCATACCAAAAATGTTTATTGTGTAGTAAATGTGAAATTAGAACttgtatattattttaaaaaggtATGATTGAGCGTatactaaaaatgaaataatctataaatttaatattttgagtaaaaatacAATGTATAATTTACTTATATGTtatttgtaacacccaaacccgttatttaattaactctgcctttataaaatctttttcgaaaatacgcagcggagaattgaaaatctgattataaagcgctggtttgaatatcacaaacttcattcaaagataatactaatacatttatctagtaaaatattcgaatgaactaaaaacaaaacctcgcatcgaacgatgcgttattagttatacaaaacggatacttttcaaatgaaagcttaagaccaacagagtatactaagaggactacatgcatacacatataaaaacccctttttcccgtgtctcaatcagagcagagcttcaccattgcactcggacgaggctaacgcataacctgtcaacctggacccccaaaggtccagcaattaacacaaagcag from Trifolium pratense cultivar HEN17-A07 linkage group LG5, ARS_RC_1.1, whole genome shotgun sequence encodes:
- the LOC123885114 gene encoding protein FAR1-RELATED SEQUENCE 11-like encodes the protein MSEGASLVLESSENGTDLSQDDIGTVEETPEETILSRQTSVNLVPFIGQRFVSQEAAYEFYCSFAKQFGFSIRRHRTRGKDGVGRGVTRRDFTCHRGGFPQNKPSEDGGGGKAQRNRKSSRCGCQAYMRIVKRVDFDVPEWRVTGFRNIHNHELLKSNEVHLLPSHCPISPDDKSRICIFAKAGMSVRQMLRLMELEKGIKLGCLPFTEIDVRNLLQSFRNVDKDNDAIDLIAMCKRLKDENHNFKYEFKIDSNNRLEYIAWSYGSSIQSYEVFGDAVVFDTTYRVEAYDMLLGIWLGVDNNGMLCCFSCALLRDENMLSFSWALKAFLGFMKGKAPQTILTDHNTWLKDAIAVEMPESKHAFCIWHILSKFSDWFSILLGSQYDLWKAEFHRLYNLEMVDDFEEGWRLMVNKYGLHANKHIISLYSLRTFWALPFLRRYFFAGLTSTCQTESINVFIQRFLSAQSQPERFLEQVADIVDFNDRAGPKQKMQRKMQKVCLKTGSPIESHAATILTPYALSKLQEELVSAPQYASFLVDEGVFQVRHHSQTDGGCKVLWLPCQEHISCTCHLFEFSGILCKHVLRVMSTNNCFHIPDQYLPVRWRSIGSSSLNHFQGTTSRDQPERIQFLESLVSTLLMESVETDERLDVACDQVSMVLSRIKTLPRSSHGVNDITFNYASDSLIPPEVEDTDEIIHGFTIANTHDSMALGKLKDRRARDGVDLSRKCRQFSAPLCGQYGHDESDCSIMADDNINEDALGYMQ